Proteins encoded by one window of Streptococcus sanguinis:
- a CDS encoding bifunctional Cof-type HAD-IIB family hydrolase/peptidylprolyl isomerase: MDAKLKYKAKKIKIVFFDIDDTLRVKDTGFIPDSIQTVFKQLKDKGILTGIASGRGMFGVVPELRALQPDFFVTLNGAYVEDSKGKVISQTVIPSDRATSYIAWAREEGIEYGLVGSHGAALSNRNSLISEAIDVVYPDLPVNPDFHLDKDIYQLWTFEDRGDGLQLPEALAEHLRLVRWHPHSSDVVPTEGSKAAGVSKVVEHLGFKPENVMVFGDGLNDLELFDYAGIGIAMGVSHEELRKRADYITKTVEEDGIFAALEELGMVEKELHFPQVELAAAEGPKATIRTNHGDMKVQLFPEQAPKTVANFIALAKDGYYDGVIFHRIIQDFMIQGGDPTGTGMGGQSIYGDKFEDEFSPELYNIRGALSMANAGPNTNGSQFFIVQNKNLPYSAKELSRGGWPEAIAEVYASQGGTPHLDRRHTVFGQLADEASYHVLDKIAAVETGAMDKPVEDVVIETIEVED, translated from the coding sequence ATGGACGCGAAATTAAAGTATAAGGCAAAAAAGATAAAAATTGTCTTTTTCGATATAGATGATACCCTGCGAGTCAAGGATACAGGTTTTATCCCAGATTCTATCCAGACAGTTTTCAAGCAGTTGAAAGACAAAGGGATTTTGACGGGTATTGCGTCTGGTCGAGGAATGTTTGGTGTCGTGCCGGAGCTGAGAGCTTTGCAGCCAGACTTTTTCGTTACGCTGAATGGAGCTTATGTCGAAGACAGCAAAGGGAAGGTGATTTCTCAGACGGTTATCCCGTCCGATAGAGCGACATCCTATATTGCTTGGGCTCGGGAGGAAGGAATTGAATATGGTTTGGTCGGCAGCCATGGAGCAGCCTTGTCCAATCGAAATTCTCTGATTTCAGAGGCCATTGATGTGGTTTATCCAGATTTGCCTGTAAATCCAGACTTTCATTTAGACAAGGATATTTATCAGCTTTGGACTTTTGAGGATAGAGGAGATGGCCTGCAGTTGCCAGAGGCGTTAGCGGAGCATCTGCGTTTGGTTCGCTGGCATCCTCATTCGTCAGATGTCGTGCCGACAGAAGGTTCCAAGGCAGCCGGAGTTTCCAAGGTTGTCGAGCATCTGGGCTTCAAACCTGAAAATGTCATGGTTTTTGGCGACGGACTCAATGATTTGGAATTGTTTGACTATGCCGGAATTGGCATTGCCATGGGCGTTTCCCATGAAGAACTGCGAAAAAGAGCAGATTATATTACAAAAACAGTAGAAGAAGACGGTATTTTTGCCGCTTTAGAGGAGTTAGGTATGGTAGAAAAAGAATTACATTTTCCACAAGTAGAACTTGCAGCAGCAGAAGGTCCAAAAGCGACTATCAGGACTAATCATGGGGACATGAAAGTTCAGCTGTTTCCAGAACAGGCACCAAAAACAGTCGCTAACTTTATTGCCCTTGCTAAAGATGGATATTATGACGGTGTGATTTTCCACCGCATTATTCAGGACTTTATGATTCAGGGTGGCGATCCTACTGGTACCGGTATGGGCGGTCAGTCTATTTATGGCGACAAATTTGAAGATGAGTTTTCACCAGAATTGTACAATATTCGTGGGGCTCTTTCCATGGCAAATGCTGGGCCAAATACTAATGGCAGTCAATTTTTCATTGTTCAAAATAAAAATCTTCCTTATTCAGCTAAGGAATTAAGCCGCGGCGGCTGGCCTGAAGCTATCGCTGAAGTCTATGCCAGTCAGGGAGGAACACCGCATTTGGATCGGCGCCACACTGTCTTTGGTCAGCTGGCTGATGAAGCGTCCTACCACGTTTTGGACAAGATTGCAGCTGTTGAGACGGGGGCTATGGATAAGCCGGTGGAAGATGTTGTGATTGAAACGATTGAGGTTGAAGACTGA
- a CDS encoding S1 RNA-binding domain-containing protein — translation MKIGDKLKGKITGIQPYGAFVELENGTIGLIHISEIRPGYIENIHDSVKVGQQVLVQVVDYDEFSGKSSLSMRTLEEEKHRLPRRHRFSNDRCKIGFEPLGRQLPIWIKEAKKFLKEEA, via the coding sequence ATGAAAATCGGTGATAAATTAAAAGGCAAAATCACAGGGATTCAGCCTTATGGAGCTTTTGTTGAGCTGGAAAATGGAACAATTGGTCTGATTCATATCTCAGAAATTCGTCCGGGTTATATTGAAAATATCCATGATAGTGTAAAGGTTGGCCAGCAAGTCTTGGTTCAGGTTGTGGATTATGATGAATTTTCTGGGAAGTCCAGTCTGTCCATGCGGACCCTGGAAGAAGAAAAGCACCGCCTCCCTAGACGCCACCGCTTCTCAAACGACCGCTGTAAAATTGGTTTTGAGCCTTTAGGTAGACAGCTGCCTATCTGGATCAAAGAGGCAAAAAAATTTTTAAAAGAAGAAGCTTAA
- the cysK gene encoding cysteine synthase A produces the protein MSRIYQNITELIGQTPIVKLNNLVPEGAAEVYVKLEAFNPGSSVKDRIALSMIEAAERDGLIKPGDTIVEATSGNTGIGLSWVGAAKGYKVVIVMPETMSVERRKIIQAYGAELVLTPGSEGMKGAIAKAQEIAQERNGWLPLQFNNPANPEVHERTTGAEIIAAFGETGLDAFVGGVGTGGTISGVSHALKKVNPDIQIYAVEADESAILSGEKPGPHKIQGLSAGFIPETLDTEAYNGIVRVTSDQALEFGRYIGGQEGFLVGISSAAAIFAAIEVAKKLGAGKKVLALAPDNGERYLSTALYEFDA, from the coding sequence ATGTCACGTATTTATCAAAACATTACAGAACTAATTGGGCAAACCCCCATTGTCAAATTGAACAACTTGGTTCCAGAAGGAGCTGCAGAGGTGTATGTGAAGTTAGAGGCCTTCAATCCTGGTTCTTCTGTCAAAGACCGTATTGCTCTCAGCATGATTGAGGCGGCTGAACGCGATGGCCTTATCAAGCCTGGCGATACTATCGTTGAAGCAACCAGCGGAAATACTGGTATTGGTCTTTCATGGGTCGGAGCAGCCAAAGGCTACAAGGTTGTCATTGTTATGCCAGAGACCATGAGTGTGGAGCGCCGCAAAATTATCCAAGCTTATGGTGCTGAGTTAGTCTTGACTCCAGGTAGCGAAGGAATGAAAGGCGCTATTGCAAAAGCACAAGAAATCGCACAAGAACGAAATGGCTGGCTGCCACTGCAATTTAATAATCCGGCCAATCCAGAGGTTCACGAACGAACTACAGGAGCAGAAATTATCGCTGCTTTCGGTGAAACCGGACTGGATGCCTTTGTAGGCGGTGTCGGAACTGGCGGAACTATTTCAGGTGTATCTCACGCTCTCAAAAAAGTTAATCCGGACATCCAAATCTACGCAGTCGAAGCAGACGAATCTGCTATCCTTTCTGGTGAGAAGCCAGGCCCTCACAAAATCCAAGGACTTTCAGCTGGATTCATTCCAGAGACCTTAGATACAGAAGCCTACAACGGTATTGTCCGCGTAACTTCTGATCAAGCACTGGAATTCGGACGCTATATTGGCGGTCAGGAAGGCTTCTTAGTGGGAATTTCATCTGCCGCTGCTATTTTCGCAGCTATTGAAGTAGCGAAAAAACTAGGAGCTGGTAAGAAAGTCCTTGCTCTGGCTCCTGATAACGGCGAACGCTACCTGTCTACCGCTCTCTACGAATTTGATGCTTAG
- a CDS encoding YigZ family protein, with product MEFKTIKEDGMVQEEIKKSRFICHVKRVYSEEEARAFIAAIKKEHYKATHNCSAFIIGEKSDIKRTSDDGEPSGTAGVPMLGVLEKHELTNLCVVVTRYFGGIKLGAGGLIRAYAGSVAFAIKEIGLVEIKEQAGLRLKLSYSQYQDFANFLKAENLAEYDTEFTDTVSTLLFVDKGERELLKDKLTEFFKGKLEMMDQGLRQVEVPLMF from the coding sequence ATGGAATTTAAGACAATTAAAGAAGATGGTATGGTTCAAGAGGAAATTAAAAAATCCCGCTTTATCTGCCATGTAAAACGAGTTTACTCTGAGGAAGAGGCTCGCGCTTTTATCGCTGCTATAAAAAAAGAACATTACAAGGCTACTCATAACTGCTCTGCTTTTATCATTGGAGAAAAGAGCGATATTAAGCGGACCAGCGATGATGGAGAACCCAGCGGAACAGCTGGAGTTCCCATGCTGGGAGTCTTAGAAAAGCATGAATTGACCAATCTTTGCGTGGTGGTTACTCGCTATTTTGGCGGTATTAAACTAGGAGCCGGCGGTCTGATTCGAGCTTATGCCGGCAGTGTTGCTTTTGCTATTAAGGAGATTGGGCTGGTTGAAATAAAAGAACAGGCTGGCCTACGCCTAAAACTGTCTTACAGCCAGTATCAGGATTTTGCAAATTTTCTCAAGGCGGAAAATCTTGCTGAATACGATACTGAATTTACAGATACTGTCTCCACTCTTCTTTTCGTTGACAAAGGTGAAAGAGAACTGCTTAAAGACAAACTGACTGAGTTTTTTAAGGGCAAATTGGAGATGATGGATCAAGGACTGCGCCAAGTAGAAGTCCCCTTGATGTTTTGA
- a CDS encoding DEAD/DEAH box helicase: MLELQDCLGRIFTENQLEPSLRAQAKEIPSIREEKGKLHCGRCNSLIERENQLPVGAYYCRECLILGRVRSDQKLYYFPQEDFPKKQVLKWQGQLTEFQGKVSKGLLDALEKRQNTLVHAVTGAGKTEMIYQVIARVIDRGGSVCLASPRIDVCLELYRRLKEDFSCEIALLHGESEAYFRSSLVIATTHQLLKFYRAFDLLIVDEVDAFPYVDNPILYHAVERSVKEDATTIFLTATSTDELDKRVQKGELKRLSLPRRFHGNPLTIPQKIWLSDFQKHLQKKKIAPKLLNYIEKQRETQFPLLIFAAEIQRGEDFAHALQIALPDEKLAFVASTTENRLEIVEQFRRKEITILVTTTILERGVTFPGVDVFVLEANHRLFSRSALVQISGRVGRSMDRPTGQLLFFHDGTTLAMEKAIREMRDMNKEAGL, from the coding sequence ATGTTAGAGTTACAAGATTGTTTAGGACGGATATTTACAGAAAATCAGTTAGAGCCTAGCTTGCGAGCACAAGCAAAAGAAATTCCCAGTATCCGAGAAGAAAAAGGCAAGCTCCACTGTGGACGCTGCAACAGCTTGATTGAACGAGAAAATCAGCTACCTGTTGGAGCTTATTATTGTAGAGAATGCTTAATATTGGGCCGGGTACGGAGTGACCAAAAACTTTACTATTTTCCTCAAGAGGATTTTCCTAAAAAACAGGTGCTTAAATGGCAGGGGCAACTGACAGAGTTTCAGGGGAAGGTCTCCAAAGGCTTACTGGATGCGCTAGAGAAAAGACAGAATACGTTAGTGCATGCTGTTACTGGCGCTGGAAAAACAGAAATGATTTACCAAGTGATTGCAAGAGTTATTGATAGAGGAGGGTCTGTTTGCTTGGCCAGTCCGCGGATTGATGTTTGTTTAGAACTTTATCGGCGCCTAAAAGAAGACTTTTCTTGTGAAATAGCCCTTCTGCATGGGGAGTCAGAAGCTTATTTTCGCAGCTCCTTGGTAATTGCGACCACCCACCAGCTCTTAAAATTTTATCGGGCTTTTGATTTGTTGATTGTGGACGAGGTAGACGCCTTTCCTTATGTGGATAATCCCATACTGTATCACGCTGTAGAGCGTTCAGTTAAAGAGGATGCTACAACTATTTTTCTGACAGCCACTTCCACAGATGAACTGGATAAAAGAGTTCAAAAAGGTGAGTTGAAACGCCTGAGTCTTCCCAGAAGATTTCATGGTAATCCCTTGACCATCCCTCAGAAAATTTGGTTATCTGATTTTCAAAAACATCTTCAGAAGAAGAAAATAGCACCTAAACTTTTGAACTATATAGAAAAACAGAGGGAGACCCAATTTCCTCTCTTAATATTTGCTGCAGAAATTCAAAGAGGAGAGGATTTTGCTCATGCTTTGCAGATAGCTCTGCCTGATGAAAAACTGGCTTTTGTCGCCTCCACAACAGAAAATCGCCTAGAGATTGTCGAGCAGTTTCGTCGCAAGGAGATCACTATTTTGGTGACAACGACTATCTTAGAGCGTGGAGTAACCTTTCCTGGTGTAGATGTTTTTGTCTTGGAAGCCAATCATCGCCTGTTCAGTCGTAGTGCTCTGGTTCAGATTTCAGGCCGAGTTGGCCGTAGTATGGATAGACCGACTGGACAGTTGCTATTTTTTCATGATGGGACTACCCTTGCTATGGAAAAGGCAATTCGGGAAATGAGAGATATGAATAAGGAGGCGGGATTATGA
- a CDS encoding ComF family protein: MTECLLCKEQIKEKGSFLRLFLLKEEGPSCCSTCYQNFERISEEHCPRCFRNGQSDLCADCQKWEKEGNQVQHQSLFTYNEAMKEYFSQFKFQGDYVLRFVFAKAAKKAVKMFREHTIVPIPVSIEKFQVRGFNQVQGILDAANLSYRDILEKKDTLAQSSKTREERLQTQQAFKIKNGVDLPDKILLVDDIYTTGKTLQLAKQILLEAGVKEILTFSIAR; encoded by the coding sequence ATGACAGAGTGTCTTTTATGTAAGGAGCAAATTAAGGAGAAAGGCAGTTTTTTACGGCTTTTTCTATTAAAAGAAGAAGGACCAAGCTGCTGCTCCACTTGTTATCAAAATTTTGAACGCATATCTGAAGAGCATTGCCCACGCTGTTTTCGAAACGGGCAATCAGATTTATGTGCAGATTGCCAAAAATGGGAGAAAGAGGGGAATCAAGTCCAGCATCAGTCACTATTTACCTATAATGAAGCAATGAAGGAATATTTCAGTCAATTCAAGTTTCAGGGAGACTATGTATTGCGCTTTGTATTTGCAAAAGCAGCTAAAAAAGCAGTCAAAATGTTTAGAGAGCATACCATTGTTCCGATTCCAGTCAGTATCGAAAAATTTCAAGTGAGAGGTTTTAATCAAGTTCAGGGGATTTTAGATGCTGCAAACTTGTCATACAGAGATATCTTAGAGAAAAAAGACACCCTAGCACAGTCGAGCAAGACACGTGAGGAGCGTCTGCAGACGCAGCAGGCTTTTAAAATTAAGAATGGAGTTGATTTGCCGGATAAAATTTTGCTGGTTGATGATATCTATACGACTGGAAAAACCTTGCAATTAGCCAAGCAAATCTTGCTGGAAGCAGGAGTGAAAGAAATTTTGACATTTTCAATCGCAAGATAA
- the hpf gene encoding ribosome hibernation-promoting factor, HPF/YfiA family: MLKYSIRGENLEVTDALRDYVVSKLEKIEKYFQAEQELDARVNLKVYREKTAKVEVTIPLGSITLRAEDISQDMYGSIDLVTDKIERQIRKNKTKIERKNRNKVATSQLFTDSFAEEAEEIPSKVVRSKHIDLKPMDLEEAILQMDLLGHDFFIYSDAEDSSTNVIYRREDGDIGLLEVK; the protein is encoded by the coding sequence ATGCTTAAATATAGTATCCGTGGTGAAAACCTAGAAGTAACAGATGCTCTCCGTGACTACGTAGTTTCTAAACTTGAGAAGATTGAGAAGTATTTCCAAGCAGAGCAAGAACTTGATGCGCGTGTGAACCTCAAGGTTTACCGTGAAAAGACTGCGAAAGTGGAAGTAACAATTCCGCTAGGCTCCATCACTCTTCGTGCAGAAGATATCTCTCAGGACATGTATGGATCAATTGATTTGGTCACAGATAAGATTGAGCGCCAAATCCGCAAAAATAAGACCAAGATTGAAAGAAAGAATCGCAATAAAGTTGCTACAAGTCAGCTTTTCACAGATTCCTTTGCTGAAGAAGCAGAAGAAATTCCGTCAAAAGTTGTTCGTTCAAAACACATAGATTTGAAGCCAATGGACTTGGAAGAAGCGATTCTGCAGATGGATTTATTGGGACATGATTTCTTTATCTATTCCGATGCTGAGGACAGCAGCACAAATGTTATATACCGTCGTGAGGATGGAGATATTGGCCTGTTAGAAGTCAAATAA
- a CDS encoding DUF960 domain-containing protein: MAFTNTLGRYASFGIMTSLPEEIVDSFWYIIDNNLKGVFDLRPVLKFEIINSQGRVSLRFSQKNFNTIISFDLNYQFDPFFPRKVYIVDNKGKETIMLSDEYSLM, from the coding sequence ATGGCATTTACAAATACTCTCGGACGATATGCCAGCTTTGGCATCATGACGAGCCTCCCTGAAGAAATTGTCGATTCATTCTGGTACATCATTGATAACAATCTCAAAGGAGTCTTCGATCTTCGCCCAGTCCTCAAGTTCGAAATCATCAATAGCCAAGGAAGAGTATCTCTTCGCTTCTCACAAAAGAACTTCAACACCATTATTTCATTTGACTTAAACTATCAATTTGACCCTTTCTTTCCTAGAAAAGTCTACATCGTTGATAACAAGGGTAAAGAAACCATTATGCTATCTGACGAATACTCTTTGATGTAG
- the ntdP gene encoding nucleoside tri-diphosphate phosphatase, whose amino-acid sequence MKLPKEGDFITIQSYKHDGNLHRTWRDTMVLKTTENAIIGVNDHTLVTESDGRRWVTREPAIVYFHKKYWFNIIAMIRDNGTSYYCNLASPYYLDNEALKYIDYDLDIKVFADGEKRLLDVEEYERHKRQMHYSDDLDFILKENVKILVDWINNGRGPFSDAYVNIWYKRYVELKNR is encoded by the coding sequence ATGAAACTTCCAAAAGAAGGCGACTTTATTACAATTCAAAGTTATAAGCATGATGGGAATCTTCACCGCACCTGGCGAGATACCATGGTACTAAAGACAACAGAAAACGCCATTATTGGCGTTAATGACCACACACTGGTAACAGAAAGTGATGGCCGACGTTGGGTAACACGTGAACCTGCCATTGTCTATTTTCATAAAAAATACTGGTTTAATATCATTGCCATGATTCGAGACAATGGAACTTCATACTACTGCAACCTAGCCAGTCCTTACTATCTGGATAATGAAGCTCTAAAATACATTGACTATGATTTAGACATCAAAGTCTTTGCTGATGGTGAAAAACGCCTGTTGGATGTAGAAGAATATGAACGCCACAAAAGACAGATGCACTATTCTGATGATTTGGATTTCATTCTCAAAGAAAATGTCAAAATCCTAGTTGATTGGATTAACAACGGAAGAGGTCCATTTTCAGATGCTTATGTCAATATTTGGTACAAACGTTATGTTGAACTAAAGAATCGATAA
- the recX gene encoding recombination regulator RecX, with the protein MKITKIEKKKRLYLLELDGSEKLYITEDTIVRFMLSKGMEITEQELSEIQDYAQFSYGKNLALYHLSFKQRTAKEVKDYLTPHDIQPEIISQVLDNLKKDNWINDRKYANSFIQSNLLTGDKGAFVLKQKLSQKGISSTIIEEELNQFDFTVLTDKVAEKLLKKHQGKLPSKALQDKILQSLINKGFSYSQAKTAYQHLQIEEDQENQQELLYKELDKQYRKYSKKYDGYDLKQRLTQALARKGYDFSDIASALREYL; encoded by the coding sequence ATGAAAATCACAAAAATCGAAAAGAAAAAAAGACTCTACCTCTTGGAGTTGGACGGCAGTGAAAAGCTCTATATTACAGAAGACACCATCGTCCGCTTCATGCTGTCCAAAGGAATGGAAATCACAGAGCAGGAACTATCAGAAATTCAAGACTATGCCCAATTTTCTTACGGAAAAAATCTAGCCCTCTATCATCTCTCCTTCAAGCAAAGAACTGCTAAGGAAGTTAAAGACTACTTAACGCCGCACGACATCCAACCAGAAATCATCAGTCAGGTCTTGGACAATCTAAAAAAGGATAATTGGATTAATGATAGAAAGTATGCTAATTCTTTTATCCAATCCAACCTTCTCACTGGTGACAAAGGCGCTTTTGTTCTAAAGCAAAAACTCAGTCAAAAAGGGATTTCTAGCACTATCATAGAAGAGGAATTAAACCAGTTTGATTTTACTGTACTAACAGACAAGGTTGCCGAAAAGCTGCTCAAAAAACACCAAGGAAAACTGCCCAGCAAGGCTTTACAAGATAAAATACTTCAATCTTTGATAAACAAAGGTTTTTCCTATAGCCAAGCCAAAACTGCCTATCAGCATTTGCAAATCGAAGAGGACCAAGAAAATCAGCAAGAGCTTCTCTATAAAGAGCTAGACAAGCAATACCGCAAGTACTCAAAAAAGTATGACGGATATGACTTAAAACAGCGTCTGACCCAAGCTCTCGCTCGCAAAGGCTATGATTTCTCCGACATCGCTAGCGCTCTGAGAGAATATCTTTAA